CGGCATGATGGATACCCTGGtgtaaaccaaaaaaattatagtgTTGGTCCCTACACTTTTACTAAAATTGTAAATTAATCCTTACTGCTAAACACGTGCAACTCACATGTCTAAAATAGCGAATATGCTGAAGAATATTTCGTTAAATCAAACGGTGTTTGAACGGTAGGGACccaattacaaacttttaaattataggGACCAATTTGCAATTTCACTAAAAGTGTAGGGACTAATTGTGTAATTTAACCTAAAAAAAATCACGATGAGGATGAAAACgctaagaagaagaaaaagaaagaatgcgaaaaaaatgaagagaaatgcaaagaagaaggaggaggaaaagGAACAGGAAGAAGAACGTGGAGTACAAAACGTTGAAAAAAAAACCGTTTCTTATTTCGCGCTATTAAAAGTTGAGGAAGCACATGTTTACACGCTTTTTAAATTGAGAATTGTTTTTGTTGGATTTAGATTGACCTATATAGACTTGTATGCCAAAAATTTGTATGTATAGCAAgcctcattttttttttttggtgactatagCAAGCCTCATTTAAGATAAAGCCAatataactttaaaatatttatattaaaaatactagttaataatatataatagaaaatagatataatagattttttaaaagtggCAGTTGGAATTGTGAGGGAGCGCAGAGGGTGCCGAAGTGGATTATTTTAgtgagagaagaaagaaaagaagagcagAGAGCCAGAGACACATATGCTCCGATTCCGAACAAGTGGCAACGTAGATATCATGGTGCACGCCGCCAAGCTTGTTTTCATCAACCACCTGCGCACCGTAGCATCACCTTCCTCTTCCTCTGCTAATCTGCGCCCTCCCTCTACCTCTACCTCTACCCGCTCCATGAACACCAGCTTCGACCCTCAGCTCCATCACCTTTTCCAGCAGAAGCATTCTCTTCGATCCAAAGTACGCACAAGCCTCAAAAACATGGATCCCGTCCTCAAGTCCCAACAAGGTCCATTTTCCAttttccattttccttttttatatttatttttcaatatgcTTGGGAAATTAAATGGTTCAAGTCTTGAAGGATGTCCTCTGCCAATTCTGTATATAATTATGAGCTCATAATGTTTATTAGGGTAATTGAGAGACCTACTTGTCCtattactctatatataaattGTGTTATAAATAGGGTAATGTACTTAACCTTAGGGAGGTAACCATAATTTAGACAgtattattaatccatgaatGGGCAGACATGACAATCACAtgctttttaattatttcattctGATTTTGCATcttgaataaaagaaacaaatgttCTCTATATGGTAAAGAATTTAGTTGCTTTACAATGGCTGTATCTATTGGGTAATTGTATAGGGTAGAGAGTATTGTAAACATGACAATCTTGATGATTATCTTTGAAGCACATTGGTTTCTGACAACTCTATTCTTTGTGAATACATGTTGCTTCTGGTATGAATGCATGGCTGTAAAttgtctttcttttttcctcAGATGATGCCATTCAGAGGGTTGTTTTAGAAGCTCCATGGTTCAAGAATAGTAGCAATATATGTGCTTATATAAGTTGTGATGCTTTACGAGAAGTGGATACGTCAAGAATTGTgtcaaatatcttatctaactatAAAACAGGTGTGCTTTGtgttatatttttctgtttgtgattgtgatgttatgtattttttataatctaTTTCCTCAACCTTATATTTATGTTCTGAAAgaggtttttcttctttttttggcCAATGAGGTGGATTGGGTTATGAACTAGTTGCATAGGTACAACCGTAAAAGTACAGTACTAACATATATATGAGAGTGAGatacaaaatttttgtaaaatcgTACTTTGAATAATTTGAAATCATTATCTCTTTgcctttccttttttctcttgttcttttgctATTGTGGTTTAgcatcttttttttatcaagatATGTAAATTTCGATCAGATAGTGAATAAAACTAAATGATTAATAGACCTTTAACATCAATAAGTATTGTGTAAAAACTTGCATACTCGTGAAATATATGCATGCAAATAATTTACATAACAGATGTTTACATAGAATTCCAACTGACATCGTGCTGCTGCTCAAAGCTTTTTCTGTTCTCATTCTTGGCTGCCACATGCCATGTATGCACTGTAAAATATTGTAGATTCTTACATCTCATTTTCAACTGAAGAGGATCAGGGTCATGTACAGATGAAGAAAAGGCTTTATTTACCACGTGTAGAGGACAAAAATAGCAACATGAAGATGCTTAAGGTATCAAGTTATGATGATCTGGTTCTGAGCTCAATGAACATTTTGGAGCCAACTTTGGTCGATTCCAGTGGGAATCCACGTGAAGATGGTATGgccttttaatattttcttttttgtttcctttaatgtatttttctatctttatcaAATCTCTATTAGTTTGAAAGGACATAGTCTTGCTGTAATCTAATCAGAGATGTTGGCCTTGgcaatatcatttttttaatgaagTGTTTATATTGATAAAGTCCCTTGACCAAGGAGGATATAGGTCACTTGATATAGGACACTGACAAGATTGTACCcatgtctttctttttttttcactgtaataatgcctctctctctctctctctctctcactctctctcttatttttttaatgaaatttcaCCTTGAACAATGGTAAGACACATTTTTTAATAGTGTTTCTAGTAATTCTTTTGGGCTTCAATAAGGGTGACAATGCATTACGTGAGTATTGATATTCTTTCCTGGCAAgcaatttagtttatttttgcCTGAGAATCAGAGACACAAACATGAATATTGCTTTTGTGATGGCCATTTCAATTGTTTATGGCAAAAACGAACTAAGATATGTTGGGAAAACCATAACTTGTGAATG
The Arachis duranensis cultivar V14167 chromosome 5, aradu.V14167.gnm2.J7QH, whole genome shotgun sequence genome window above contains:
- the LOC107489068 gene encoding 5-formyltetrahydrofolate cyclo-ligase, mitochondrial isoform X1, producing MLRFRTSGNVDIMVHAAKLVFINHLRTVASPSSSSANLRPPSTSTSTRSMNTSFDPQLHHLFQQKHSLRSKVRTSLKNMDPVLKSQQDDAIQRVVLEAPWFKNSSNICAYISCDALREVDTSRIVSNILSNYKTEDQGHVQMKKRLYLPRVEDKNSNMKMLKVSSYDDLVLSSMNILEPTLVDSSGNPREDVMQATDPVDLFIVPGLAFDKFGGRLGRSGGYYDMFLKNYQELIKKKNWKQPLLVALSYSVQIIENGRIPTTPYDVPVDALVTASGFIPISSVAFKYCH
- the LOC107489068 gene encoding 5-formyltetrahydrofolate cyclo-ligase, mitochondrial isoform X2, giving the protein MLRFRTSGNVDIMVHAAKLVFINHLRTVASPSSSSANLRPPSTSTSTRSMNTSFDPQLHHLFQQKHSLRSKVRTSLKNMDPVLKSQQDDAIQRVVLEAPWFKNSSNICAYISCDALREVDTSRIVSNILSNYKTEDQGHVQMKKRLYLPRVEDKNSNMKMLKVSSYDDLVLSSMNILEPTLVDSSGNPREDVMQATDPVDLFIVPGLAFDKFGGRLGRSGGYYDMFLKNYQELIKKKNWKQPLLVALSYSVQIIENGRIPTTPYDVPVDALLASS